A window of Terriglobus sp. RCC_193 contains these coding sequences:
- the rpsF gene encoding 30S ribosomal protein S6, which yields MNRTYEVMYIIRPDLEEADLDKLIEGFTAVVTNGGGEVTQTEKLGRRRLAYVVRKFQDGLYVLMHVSADGPLVAELERRLRVTEQVIKFITVRTDEENKRLAKIKAHRDSRVKVSDQQAAAAAAAAAAVAAEAPVAVAAVEAPVAVEAPAETEAAAV from the coding sequence ATGAACCGTACGTATGAAGTGATGTACATCATTCGCCCCGACCTCGAAGAGGCGGATCTGGATAAGCTGATCGAAGGCTTCACCGCCGTTGTGACCAATGGTGGCGGCGAAGTTACACAGACTGAGAAGCTGGGACGTCGCCGTCTGGCTTACGTCGTCCGCAAGTTCCAGGACGGCCTGTATGTGCTGATGCACGTGTCGGCAGACGGTCCCCTGGTGGCTGAGCTGGAGCGTCGTCTCCGCGTGACGGAACAGGTGATCAAGTTCATCACTGTCCGCACCGACGAGGAGAACAAGCGCCTGGCCAAGATCAAGGCCCACCGCGATAGCCGCGTAAAGGTTTCCGACCAGCAGGCTGCTGCAGCCGCTGCCGCAGCGGCCGCCGTCGCAGCAGAAGCACCGGTTGCTGTAGCTGCGGTGGAAGCTCCGGTCGCAGTGGAAGCTCCGGCTGAGACTGAAGCTGCTGCTGTCTAA
- the rpsR gene encoding 30S ribosomal protein S18 produces the protein MADETSTPSTPTSSAPAQGGSRPPRPAGGPGGRKFFRRKKVCKFCVEKIDNISYRDVRLLQGFVAERGKITPRRLTGVCTTHQRQLSQAIKQSRNIALLPFAAKY, from the coding sequence ATGGCTGACGAAACCAGCACCCCTAGCACCCCGACTTCCTCCGCTCCGGCGCAGGGTGGATCGCGTCCTCCCCGTCCGGCGGGCGGCCCCGGCGGCCGCAAGTTCTTCCGCCGCAAGAAGGTCTGCAAGTTCTGCGTGGAAAAGATCGACAACATCAGCTACCGCGACGTTCGCCTGCTGCAGGGCTTCGTGGCGGAGCGCGGCAAGATCACGCCGCGTCGTCTGACCGGTGTCTGCACCACGCACCAGCGCCAGCTCTCGCAGGCCATCAAGCAGTCGCGTAACATCGCCCTGCTGCCGTTTGCCGCGAAGTACTAA
- a CDS encoding Gfo/Idh/MocA family protein yields the protein MAAKRVGIIMNGVTGRMGLNQHLIRSILAIRQQGGVAIGKGDTIMPDPILVGRNEAKLKQIADEHGLTRYTTDLARALGDKNDTVYFDAGTTGLREQFVSQAIDAGKDVYCEKPLSTSVESSLRLAKKAAQAGVKQGIVQDKLFLPGIRKLKRLIDSGFFGRILSVRGEFGYWVFEGDWGGQPAQRPSWNYRKEDDGGIILDMFCHWRYVLDHTFGNVQSVSCTGKTHIPTRVDEEGKTYDATADDAAYGSFELAGDIFAQINSSWTTRVYRDELFNLHVDGTEGSAIAGLRDCKTQHRVNTPRPTWNPDLPNPFQFREHWQEVPDNTVYENAFKVQWEMFLKHVVLDTPFPHTFVDGARGVQLAELGLKSWAERRWLDVPAINDAEVLKA from the coding sequence ATGGCAGCGAAGCGCGTAGGCATCATCATGAACGGCGTCACCGGACGCATGGGTTTGAATCAACATCTGATCCGCTCCATCCTTGCCATTCGACAGCAGGGTGGCGTGGCCATCGGCAAGGGCGACACGATCATGCCTGATCCCATTCTTGTTGGCCGTAACGAAGCCAAGCTGAAACAGATTGCGGATGAGCATGGTCTCACGCGCTACACAACCGACCTGGCCCGTGCGTTGGGCGATAAGAACGACACGGTCTACTTTGACGCTGGCACCACGGGCCTGCGCGAGCAGTTTGTCTCGCAGGCCATTGATGCGGGCAAGGACGTGTATTGCGAAAAGCCGCTGTCCACCAGCGTGGAATCGTCGCTGCGTCTTGCGAAGAAAGCCGCGCAGGCAGGTGTGAAGCAGGGCATCGTGCAGGACAAACTCTTTCTGCCCGGCATTCGCAAGTTAAAACGGCTGATTGATTCGGGCTTCTTCGGACGCATTCTTTCTGTACGCGGCGAGTTTGGTTATTGGGTCTTTGAAGGCGATTGGGGTGGTCAGCCTGCGCAGCGTCCTTCGTGGAACTATCGCAAGGAAGACGATGGCGGCATCATCCTGGATATGTTCTGCCACTGGCGTTACGTGTTGGATCACACGTTTGGCAATGTGCAATCCGTCTCCTGCACAGGCAAAACCCACATCCCCACGCGCGTGGATGAAGAGGGCAAGACGTACGATGCAACTGCGGATGACGCGGCCTATGGCTCGTTTGAACTTGCAGGCGATATCTTCGCGCAGATCAACTCTTCGTGGACCACGCGCGTCTATCGCGACGAGTTGTTCAACCTGCACGTTGACGGAACAGAAGGCAGCGCCATCGCGGGTCTGCGTGATTGCAAGACACAGCATCGTGTGAACACGCCGCGCCCCACGTGGAATCCTGATCTGCCGAATCCGTTCCAGTTTCGCGAGCACTGGCAGGAAGTGCCGGACAATACCGTGTATGAGAACGCGTTCAAGGTGCAGTGGGAGATGTTCCTGAAGCACGTAGTTCTGGATACGCCCTTCCCGCATACGTTTGTGGATGGAGCGCGTGGCGTGCAGCTTGCAGAGCTTGGATTGAAGTCGTGGGCCGAACGTCGCTGGCTGGATGTGCCTGCGATCAACGATGCAGAAGTGCTGAAGGCATAA
- a CDS encoding sugar phosphate isomerase/epimerase family protein: MADLQRLSLNQATVQNWSVQQAVDGCVRHGIPSIALWRHKIAEAGLDASAKHVRDAGLHVSSVCRGGMFVAPTAEERRERIADNFRAVDEAAALQADSLVMVVGASPQVAIVDARKMVSDGLAELVPYARQHGVKIGLEPLHPMYAGDRSVLNTIDQSLAMASSYPANEVGLILDTFHFWWDPYAYEQIERAAGRIFGFHVCDWIVPMPDMLLGRGMMGDGAIDNHGFRMAVEAAGYMGPIEVEIFNQALWDSDGDHVLATVVERFTKLV; the protein is encoded by the coding sequence ATGGCAGACCTGCAAAGACTAAGCCTGAACCAGGCAACGGTGCAGAACTGGAGCGTGCAACAGGCCGTGGATGGATGCGTGCGTCATGGCATTCCTTCCATCGCGCTATGGCGGCACAAGATTGCAGAGGCTGGTCTGGATGCGTCTGCGAAGCATGTGCGCGATGCCGGCTTGCATGTGTCCAGCGTGTGCCGTGGTGGCATGTTCGTTGCGCCCACGGCGGAAGAGCGGCGCGAACGCATCGCGGATAATTTCCGTGCTGTCGACGAAGCTGCTGCGTTGCAGGCAGATTCATTGGTGATGGTAGTGGGCGCATCGCCGCAGGTAGCCATCGTCGACGCGCGCAAAATGGTGAGCGACGGTCTCGCAGAGCTTGTTCCTTACGCACGCCAACACGGCGTCAAGATTGGTTTGGAACCATTGCATCCCATGTATGCGGGTGATCGCTCTGTGTTGAACACGATCGATCAGTCATTAGCGATGGCATCCTCGTATCCTGCCAATGAAGTGGGCCTGATCTTAGACACGTTTCACTTCTGGTGGGATCCGTATGCGTACGAGCAAATCGAACGTGCTGCAGGCCGCATCTTCGGATTTCATGTCTGCGATTGGATCGTGCCCATGCCAGACATGCTGCTGGGCCGCGGCATGATGGGCGATGGCGCCATTGATAACCACGGTTTCCGCATGGCGGTGGAAGCTGCTGGATACATGGGGCCCATTGAAGTGGAAATTTTTAACCAGGCGCTGTGGGACAGCGATGGTGACCACGTTCTTGCAACCGTG
- a CDS encoding class I SAM-dependent methyltransferase, with protein MIPARRKRRKGPTPRHPFDLQHGTDTGNLIPGEDLETGHAHDRHITAYHGVAPSLFRKLMARWQTFAQHPVERTVFIDIGAGKGRAMLLASEMPFRRIVGVELHPALAAATRSNIEIWQVAHNTPPMRLEEADAMRLRMPTGPCLLFLFNPFDMVLLDRLLDRLKEQFRNRPGELDLLYVNDEQRELMQDYHKGFRELWRGRIHHSREDRIADKAIIEHDAGDMYVTTGYEDCGIWRLET; from the coding sequence ATGATTCCTGCACGCCGCAAACGCCGCAAGGGCCCCACACCGCGTCATCCGTTTGACCTGCAACACGGGACCGACACCGGCAACCTGATTCCCGGAGAAGACCTGGAAACCGGCCACGCGCATGACCGCCACATCACCGCGTATCACGGCGTGGCGCCGTCGTTGTTTCGCAAGCTGATGGCGCGATGGCAGACGTTTGCGCAGCATCCGGTGGAGCGAACGGTGTTCATCGATATTGGCGCAGGTAAAGGGCGGGCGATGCTGCTGGCATCGGAAATGCCGTTTCGCCGCATCGTTGGGGTGGAGTTGCACCCAGCGTTGGCGGCGGCCACTCGCAGCAACATCGAGATATGGCAGGTTGCGCACAACACACCGCCGATGCGGCTGGAAGAGGCAGATGCCATGCGCCTTCGTATGCCGACGGGTCCATGCCTGCTGTTCCTGTTCAATCCGTTTGACATGGTGTTGCTGGATCGGTTGCTGGATCGGCTGAAAGAGCAGTTCCGCAACCGTCCCGGCGAACTGGATCTGCTGTACGTAAACGACGAGCAGCGCGAATTGATGCAGGATTATCACAAGGGTTTTCGCGAGTTGTGGCGCGGTCGCATCCATCATTCTCGGGAAGACCGCATCGCGGATAAAGCGATCATCGAGCACGACGCAGGCGACATGTACGTCACCACAGGCTACGAAGACTGTGGCATCTGGCGGTTGGAAACGTAG
- the rplI gene encoding 50S ribosomal protein L9: MEVILKEDVESLGHRGDVVKVANGYGRNYLLPQHLAIEATAGNKAVIKQMQESAARKAAKDKAVAQEQAEKLNAVELTFERKVGANDVLFGSVTSADIAAELAKQGYEIDRRKVHLEEPLKQIGEFHVPVKIYREVSAHVKVTVKSDDPNYVPSAVVVAEEETATEE; this comes from the coding sequence ATGGAAGTCATTCTGAAGGAAGACGTCGAAAGCCTCGGTCACCGTGGCGACGTCGTTAAGGTTGCAAACGGCTACGGCCGCAACTATCTGCTGCCGCAGCACCTGGCGATTGAAGCCACCGCTGGCAACAAGGCAGTCATCAAGCAGATGCAGGAATCCGCAGCCCGCAAGGCAGCCAAGGACAAGGCTGTTGCGCAGGAGCAGGCAGAGAAGCTGAACGCTGTCGAGCTCACGTTCGAGCGCAAGGTCGGCGCGAACGATGTGCTGTTCGGTTCGGTTACCTCGGCTGACATTGCTGCTGAGCTTGCCAAGCAGGGCTACGAGATCGATCGCCGCAAGGTGCACCTGGAGGAGCCGCTGAAGCAGATCGGCGAGTTCCACGTGCCGGTGAAGATCTACCGTGAGGTTTCGGCCCACGTGAAGGTCACCGTCAAGAGCGACGACCCGAACTACGTTCCCAGCGCCGTTGTTGTCGCTGAGGAAGAGACCGCAACCGAAGAGTAA
- a CDS encoding 4-(cytidine 5'-diphospho)-2-C-methyl-D-erythritol kinase, with product MSTTVRSYAKINLGLRIGPPRADGFHELHTLYQTIGLHDEVTVRAKAAAATRITMDCTDPRVPTDARNTAFRTVEMALEAMGLAAEVHLSLTKNLPVQGGLGAGSANAAAALLGLERELGTALPGPQRMALAERIGSDVPLFLLGGTVYGHNRGQIVLPYPDLPTMHCVVFAPTVGSSTPLAFKAWDEQVSRLTPEAAQDRLDELSRVYASAFACTGADSQTGASGAFGTLDAGHKNLQRSGSLAGNPLPALVRTGIANDFEEVVFQQHPFLRDILHALRGDEALGESSAMMAALSGSGSSLFGLYRTEADAEAAQARTAGFAGRSFKTISLTREAYWSSMFV from the coding sequence ATGTCCACCACCGTCCGCTCCTACGCAAAGATCAACCTCGGCCTGAGGATCGGCCCACCACGCGCGGACGGCTTCCACGAATTGCATACGCTGTACCAGACCATTGGCCTGCACGATGAGGTGACGGTCAGGGCGAAGGCGGCAGCGGCTACGCGCATCACCATGGACTGCACCGATCCCCGGGTGCCCACGGACGCTCGCAATACTGCTTTCCGCACTGTAGAGATGGCGTTGGAGGCGATGGGTCTGGCGGCGGAAGTTCACCTGTCGCTGACCAAGAACCTGCCGGTACAGGGTGGGCTGGGAGCCGGATCAGCCAATGCAGCGGCGGCGCTTCTCGGCCTGGAGAGAGAACTGGGCACTGCGCTGCCGGGTCCGCAGCGTATGGCGCTGGCAGAGCGCATCGGTTCCGATGTCCCACTATTTCTTTTGGGAGGAACGGTTTACGGGCATAACCGGGGGCAGATTGTGCTGCCGTACCCTGATCTACCAACGATGCATTGTGTGGTTTTCGCGCCCACGGTGGGATCAAGCACTCCGCTGGCGTTTAAGGCCTGGGACGAGCAGGTTTCTCGATTGACCCCCGAAGCCGCGCAGGATAGACTTGATGAGTTGAGCCGCGTCTACGCGTCCGCATTCGCCTGTACGGGAGCAGACAGTCAGACCGGCGCCTCCGGTGCTTTCGGAACACTCGATGCGGGACATAAGAACCTGCAACGATCCGGGAGCCTGGCCGGGAATCCTCTTCCTGCGCTTGTCCGTACCGGGATTGCGAACGACTTCGAAGAGGTCGTCTTCCAGCAACACCCCTTCCTGCGCGACATTCTGCATGCCCTTCGGGGCGATGAGGCTCTCGGGGAATCGTCCGCGATGATGGCGGCGCTTTCCGGCTCCGGTTCGTCCTTGTTCGGTTTATACCGGACGGAGGCAGACGCAGAAGCGGCACAGGCACGCACCGCGGGGTTTGCAGGACGGTCTTTTAAGACCATTTCCCTTACTCGCGAGGCGTACTGGAGTTCCATGTTCGTCTGA
- a CDS encoding TetR/AcrR family transcriptional regulator, giving the protein MKGETADRILSSARQLMTERGYSAFSYADIADAIGITKASIHFHYATKAALAVAVLRAHRQGLVQSMETLDTNFPNPAQRLQTYVKYWEGCIRDRSISFCVAALLAAELPSLPDKVQAEVRLHFQDLAAWIQRTMVAGAQHGSIRLESSIESEAQLFMATVHGAMLSARVSGNCEVFQLATDAALKRITP; this is encoded by the coding sequence GTGAAAGGTGAAACCGCAGATCGCATTCTCTCCTCCGCTCGCCAGCTTATGACGGAGCGTGGCTATTCCGCGTTTAGCTACGCTGATATTGCTGATGCCATTGGAATTACCAAGGCAAGCATCCACTTCCATTACGCCACCAAAGCGGCGCTTGCCGTTGCTGTTCTGAGAGCGCATCGACAGGGGTTGGTGCAGTCCATGGAGACGCTGGACACAAATTTCCCAAACCCTGCACAGCGCTTACAGACCTATGTGAAGTACTGGGAGGGCTGCATTCGTGACCGATCCATCTCATTCTGTGTAGCTGCGCTGCTGGCGGCAGAACTGCCATCACTGCCCGATAAGGTACAGGCGGAGGTTCGGCTTCATTTCCAAGACCTTGCTGCCTGGATACAACGAACGATGGTAGCGGGCGCGCAACACGGAAGCATCCGGCTGGAATCTTCAATCGAATCGGAAGCGCAGTTATTTATGGCGACTGTCCACGGCGCCATGCTTTCCGCGCGCGTATCCGGTAATTGCGAAGTTTTTCAACTGGCTACAGATGCTGCCCTGAAGCGCATTACACCGTAA
- a CDS encoding CsbD family protein: MKAFPWLIAGLAVGAAAVVVAALNEPENTYSDPDVEHAANRIGAWGAKQRVKGGGESILGAAKQKFGEATGNYDLADEGAGEQTVGHIKDAAGKAADVVSDTIKDLNRP, encoded by the coding sequence ATGAAAGCCTTCCCCTGGTTGATTGCCGGACTTGCTGTTGGCGCTGCCGCTGTGGTCGTTGCCGCACTGAACGAACCGGAAAACACCTACAGCGATCCTGACGTGGAACATGCTGCAAATCGCATTGGCGCATGGGGTGCAAAGCAGCGCGTCAAGGGTGGCGGCGAAAGCATACTCGGCGCGGCCAAGCAGAAGTTCGGTGAAGCCACGGGCAATTATGATCTGGCAGACGAAGGCGCAGGCGAGCAGACCGTTGGCCACATCAAGGATGCCGCAGGCAAGGCTGCAGATGTGGTCAGTGACACCATCAAAGACCTGAACCGCCCGTAG
- a CDS encoding 50S ribosomal protein L25, translating into MANTEAVKATLRSGKFNKNAARRVRVAGQIPAVVYGAGQESVAVALDPKVITKILHSESGHNTIFDLDVEGGTAAKAMIVDWQYEPIKGKLLHVDLKRIAMDKAMRVSVPVMLEGVPTGVKNSGGILDQLLREVELECLPGDIPSHIDVDVSGLELHGSIHVSDLPHAGKYKFLVPEDTMVAHVTIIKEVAPVEATPAAEPEVTKGATKAAEPAKK; encoded by the coding sequence ATGGCAAACACAGAAGCAGTAAAAGCAACACTCCGCTCAGGTAAGTTCAACAAGAATGCAGCGCGTCGCGTGCGCGTGGCCGGTCAGATTCCCGCCGTTGTATACGGTGCGGGACAGGAGTCGGTGGCGGTTGCGCTGGACCCCAAGGTCATCACGAAGATCCTGCACTCGGAATCCGGCCACAACACCATCTTCGACCTGGACGTTGAAGGCGGCACTGCAGCAAAGGCCATGATCGTGGACTGGCAGTATGAGCCCATCAAGGGCAAGCTGCTGCACGTTGACCTGAAGCGTATTGCTATGGACAAGGCCATGCGCGTTAGCGTTCCGGTCATGCTGGAAGGCGTGCCGACGGGCGTGAAGAACAGCGGCGGCATTCTGGATCAGTTGCTGCGCGAAGTGGAACTGGAGTGCCTGCCGGGCGATATCCCGTCGCACATCGACGTGGACGTGAGCGGACTGGAACTGCATGGCTCCATCCACGTGTCAGACCTGCCGCACGCTGGCAAGTACAAGTTCCTGGTTCCGGAAGACACGATGGTTGCGCACGTGACGATCATCAAGGAAGTTGCACCCGTTGAGGCCACTCCTGCTGCTGAGCCGGAAGTGACGAAGGGCGCAACCAAGGCTGCCGAACCGGCAAAGAAGTAA
- a CDS encoding ribose-phosphate diphosphokinase, with amino-acid sequence MTTPESMSTAATATPVITEPITDRATLIAAGGTAKQPAPEKKRSSRLADDRRFKIFCGSANKALCEEVCQFLGVPMGQTKLISFSDGEIHFQLLENVRGADVFLVQPTCAPVERHILELLIMIDALKRASAGRITVVIPYYGYARQDRKDRPRVAITSKLVADLLQTAGANRALLVDLHAAQIQGFFNIPVDHLFASPVLVGYFRDLNLPNLTVVSPDAGGVERARFFATKLGVPLAIVDKRRTDINVTEVMNVIGDVNGRTCIILDDIVDTAGTLTKTVDALLENGATDVYACASHAVLSGPAVERIKNSNLKELVVTNTIPLSEEAAAVDKIKVLSVAGLLGRAIESIHMETSVSTLFS; translated from the coding sequence GTGACCACACCCGAATCCATGTCAACCGCCGCAACCGCTACTCCCGTCATCACCGAACCCATTACTGACCGCGCAACGCTGATTGCCGCAGGCGGCACCGCGAAACAGCCCGCTCCGGAGAAGAAGCGTTCCAGCCGTCTGGCGGATGATCGCCGCTTCAAGATTTTCTGCGGCTCCGCAAATAAGGCGCTGTGCGAAGAGGTCTGCCAGTTCCTGGGTGTGCCCATGGGCCAGACCAAGCTCATCAGCTTTTCCGATGGCGAGATCCACTTCCAGTTGCTGGAGAATGTGCGCGGCGCCGATGTATTTCTGGTCCAGCCGACCTGCGCTCCCGTGGAACGCCACATCCTGGAACTGTTGATCATGATTGACGCGCTGAAGCGTGCATCGGCAGGTCGCATCACGGTGGTGATTCCGTACTACGGATATGCTCGCCAGGATCGCAAGGACCGCCCACGTGTTGCGATTACATCGAAGCTGGTGGCTGATCTGTTGCAGACCGCCGGTGCGAACCGCGCGCTGCTCGTCGATCTTCACGCGGCGCAGATTCAGGGCTTCTTCAATATCCCGGTGGATCACCTGTTCGCATCGCCGGTACTGGTCGGTTATTTCCGCGATTTGAATCTGCCGAACCTGACCGTGGTTTCGCCGGATGCAGGTGGCGTGGAGCGTGCGCGCTTCTTCGCCACCAAGCTGGGCGTGCCGCTGGCCATTGTGGACAAGCGCCGTACCGATATCAACGTGACAGAAGTGATGAACGTAATCGGCGATGTGAACGGTCGCACCTGCATCATTCTGGATGACATTGTGGACACCGCAGGCACGCTCACCAAGACGGTGGATGCACTGCTGGAGAACGGTGCCACGGATGTTTACGCCTGCGCATCGCACGCGGTGCTGTCTGGTCCTGCGGTGGAACGAATTAAGAACAGCAACCTGAAAGAACTGGTTGTGACCAACACCATTCCGCTCTCGGAAGAGGCGGCTGCGGTGGACAAGATTAAGGTGCTTTCGGTGGCTGGCCTGTTGGGCCGCGCCATTGAAAGCATCCATATGGAGACGAGCGTTTCGACGCTCTTCTCGTAA
- the pth gene encoding aminoacyl-tRNA hydrolase, with the protein MKLIVGLGNPGPEYAFTPHNAGFLAIDRIAEDRGAMVVNRRSKALTGKAVIAGEECLLVKPETFMNLSGLAVAPLMKEYGLDPAKDLIVLYDELAFPLGELRLRPNGSSNGHNGVKSITGVLGTEDWIRIRIGVGKPALSDGREIKAGGKDYLLTPMRKTELAVMDEVLDCAARAVEMVVGEGIAAAMNRFNQKDSCKS; encoded by the coding sequence GTGAAGCTGATTGTGGGACTTGGAAATCCGGGCCCGGAGTATGCTTTCACGCCGCACAATGCAGGGTTTCTCGCCATCGATCGCATCGCAGAAGATCGCGGTGCGATGGTGGTGAACCGGCGCAGCAAGGCACTTACCGGCAAGGCAGTAATCGCCGGAGAAGAGTGCCTTCTGGTGAAGCCGGAAACCTTCATGAATCTGAGTGGCCTCGCAGTCGCTCCGCTGATGAAGGAATACGGGCTGGACCCGGCAAAAGACCTGATCGTGCTGTATGACGAACTGGCCTTTCCGCTGGGCGAGCTTCGGCTGCGGCCCAACGGCAGCAGCAACGGGCACAACGGTGTGAAGAGCATCACCGGCGTGCTTGGAACAGAAGATTGGATTCGCATCCGGATTGGCGTAGGGAAACCTGCCCTGTCGGATGGCCGCGAGATCAAGGCAGGGGGTAAGGATTACTTACTAACTCCCATGCGCAAGACAGAACTCGCGGTGATGGATGAAGTACTTGATTGTGCGGCACGGGCAGTCGAGATGGTGGTTGGAGAGGGCATCGCAGCGGCGATGAACCGCTTCAATCAGAAAGACAGTTGTAAGTCTTAG
- a CDS encoding MFS transporter, translating into MSNLRGRTAVAKDSNRENRRVAAERESKIFYGWWIVVAAFLNLFFAVGIIFYGFPVFYPSFVSALGFNRTQVTQGFFLGFLTIGLPTGLVTGILIDKIGARWVIFAGALLTGGSLILMGFMHQFWEYQVLCVLEVIGYVLAGPISNQVLIAQWFRERRGRAMGLAYLGLGLGGTVAPPVINMLIRDYGWRNSIIAVGASIIVVLFPVAIFLTRSMPHDMGLNPDGATGPLIRHTAASNSVFGIIGGALRDRNFWLIVIGSSLVIGAMNAVIQHFILFLKSIGYDASSASRFLSLLLAASLGGRVIVGYIADRFRKKNIMAIFYFVLGAAIPLLFLAKQPVAAAAFAIIFGFAMGADYMLIPLVTAECFGLASLGKLLALIIVAYSIGQWAGPYIAGRIYDAHHSYDLAWQVMASAAVLGSLAIYAIVKRPDHAQA; encoded by the coding sequence ATGTCGAATCTGCGCGGCCGCACCGCGGTTGCAAAGGATTCAAACCGGGAGAACCGCAGAGTGGCCGCAGAGCGCGAATCAAAGATTTTTTACGGCTGGTGGATTGTGGTGGCCGCCTTCCTGAACCTGTTTTTTGCCGTGGGCATCATCTTCTATGGCTTCCCGGTTTTTTATCCGTCGTTTGTATCGGCGCTGGGTTTCAATCGCACGCAGGTGACACAGGGATTCTTTCTCGGCTTCCTGACGATCGGCCTGCCAACAGGACTTGTCACCGGCATTCTCATCGACAAGATCGGTGCCCGCTGGGTCATCTTTGCGGGCGCATTGCTCACCGGCGGGTCGCTCATCCTGATGGGTTTCATGCATCAGTTCTGGGAGTATCAGGTGCTGTGCGTTCTCGAAGTGATTGGGTATGTGCTGGCCGGCCCCATCTCCAACCAGGTGCTGATTGCGCAGTGGTTCCGCGAACGGCGCGGCCGTGCCATGGGCCTTGCCTATCTCGGTTTGGGACTTGGCGGAACAGTGGCGCCGCCGGTGATCAACATGCTCATTCGCGATTATGGTTGGCGCAACTCCATCATCGCGGTTGGCGCGTCCATCATCGTGGTGCTCTTCCCGGTGGCAATCTTCCTTACGCGTTCCATGCCGCATGACATGGGACTGAATCCTGATGGAGCAACTGGTCCATTGATAAGGCACACGGCAGCCAGCAACTCTGTCTTCGGCATCATCGGAGGGGCACTGCGCGACCGAAACTTCTGGCTCATCGTGATCGGTTCCTCACTGGTGATTGGTGCGATGAACGCGGTGATTCAGCATTTCATCCTTTTCCTGAAGAGCATTGGTTACGATGCGTCATCGGCCTCGCGTTTTCTTTCGCTGCTGCTGGCTGCCAGCTTGGGGGGACGTGTCATCGTGGGTTACATCGCGGATCGTTTCCGCAAGAAGAACATCATGGCTATCTTTTACTTCGTTCTGGGCGCGGCCATTCCGCTTCTGTTTCTTGCGAAGCAGCCTGTGGCCGCAGCCGCGTTTGCCATTATTTTCGGCTTTGCAATGGGCGCGGATTACATGCTGATTCCGCTGGTTACGGCAGAGTGTTTTGGTTTGGCTTCGCTGGGCAAACTGCTTGCGTTGATCATCGTGGCGTATTCAATTGGTCAGTGGGCAGGCCCATATATCGCAGGTCGCATCTATGATGCGCACCACAGTTACGACCTGGCGTGGCAGGTGATGGCTTCCGCAGCCGTGCTTGGTTCGCTGGCAATTTATGCAATTGTGAAACGGCCCGACCACGCTCAGGCCTGA